One Paenisporosarcina sp. FSL H8-0542 genomic region harbors:
- the nadA gene encoding quinolinate synthase NadA, producing MTSLLEELQIADPIPAHYLNTPAKELHERALKAKKLLGERLYILGHHYQKDEVITFADVTGDSLQLSQIAAKQTADYIIFCGVHFMAETADILTTPNQAVILPDMRAGCSMADMANIDQTERAWIELQKCFGNTIVPLTYVNSTAAIKAFVGRNGGATVTSSNAEEMVEWALSQKERMLFLPDQHLGRNTAVKLGIPLETMAIWDPIKNQLELQCALEDVRVILWKGHCSVHMNFLPKHVANLREKEPDRKILVHPECTYEVVAASDYAGSTKYIIDMIEASEVGSKWAIGTEMNLVNRLIATYPDRDIVSLNPFMCPCLTMNRIDLPHLTWALEELLEGRIINQISVDKKTAVEATMALEKML from the coding sequence ATGACATCGTTATTAGAAGAATTACAAATTGCTGATCCAATACCTGCCCATTACTTGAACACGCCTGCAAAAGAACTACATGAACGAGCATTGAAGGCTAAGAAGTTATTGGGTGAAAGGTTGTACATTTTGGGGCACCATTACCAAAAAGATGAAGTCATTACCTTTGCAGACGTGACTGGCGACTCGCTTCAGTTATCGCAAATTGCAGCAAAACAAACGGCCGATTATATTATTTTTTGCGGCGTCCATTTCATGGCGGAAACCGCGGATATATTAACTACTCCAAACCAAGCAGTGATTTTGCCTGATATGAGAGCTGGTTGTTCAATGGCAGATATGGCGAACATTGATCAAACAGAACGTGCCTGGATTGAATTACAAAAATGCTTCGGTAATACAATTGTTCCTTTGACGTACGTCAATTCTACTGCAGCGATTAAAGCATTTGTCGGTCGCAATGGTGGTGCGACGGTAACTTCCTCTAACGCAGAAGAAATGGTGGAATGGGCACTTTCCCAGAAAGAGCGCATGCTATTTTTACCTGATCAGCATTTAGGACGCAACACTGCCGTGAAACTTGGCATTCCTTTGGAAACGATGGCAATTTGGGATCCGATTAAAAACCAGCTGGAATTGCAATGTGCTTTAGAAGACGTTCGAGTAATTCTATGGAAAGGACATTGCTCGGTGCACATGAATTTCTTGCCTAAACACGTGGCAAATTTAAGAGAAAAAGAGCCGGATCGCAAAATTTTAGTCCATCCGGAGTGCACGTATGAAGTGGTTGCCGCATCTGATTATGCTGGTTCCACAAAATACATCATTGATATGATTGAGGCGTCTGAAGTAGGTTCGAAATGGGCAATTGGTACGGAAATGAATTTAGTGAACCGCTTAATCGCTACCTATCCTGACCGTGATATCGTGTCCTTGAATCCCTTTATGTGCCCTTGCCTGACGATGAATCGCATTGACTTGCCCCATTTAACGTGGGCTTTGGAGGAACTCTTGGAAGGTCGCATCATCAACCAAATATCAGTTGATAAAAAAACAGCTGTGGAAGCAACCATGGCCTTGGAGAAAATGCTGTAA
- the nadB gene encoding L-aspartate oxidase: MFDICIIGGGVAGLMLAHSLPASMSIAILTKENPFTSNTALAQGGIAASLAPYDSPETHAVDTILATADHAHYTRVELLVHEGKVLIERLMAQGLPFDANSHGLPELGQEAAHTQRRILHAGGDQTGKMLMHYLLEQTQEKVTRLPFHTVLQLQIDDGQCTGAFVSDSNGHKHLIKARHVVLATGGIGQLYSQTSNSPVATGDGLSLAYHAGAILEDLEFVQFHPTIFTLNGKSCGLISEAVRGEGAFLVNQDGIRVMKDVHPLMELAPRDIVARVIEWHWQKNDPVYLDARHIHRFDKKFPSIYANCMSYGVSPLHELLPVRPGAHFHMGGIQTNDIGETSIPQLYAIGEVASTGVHGANRLASNSLLEGLVFAERLAKRLQENVIRSGVQLDEEVDCSFIQVSLTTMQLRMTEQVGIIRTGNGLADFIQEFPLSRLDLANYTKEEIQLIHRYTASSLIAKSAFLRTESRGGHYRHDYPTSADEWTGKVIERSIQGESTRLREIESKETVK; the protein is encoded by the coding sequence ATGTTTGATATTTGTATCATCGGTGGTGGAGTCGCAGGGTTAATGCTCGCTCATTCTCTCCCCGCTTCCATGTCCATTGCTATCCTCACAAAAGAAAATCCTTTCACTAGTAATACTGCACTTGCTCAAGGTGGAATTGCAGCATCACTTGCTCCTTATGATTCCCCTGAAACACATGCCGTCGATACAATACTTGCTACTGCTGATCATGCGCACTATACACGCGTGGAGCTTCTTGTTCATGAGGGAAAAGTACTCATCGAAAGATTGATGGCACAAGGACTTCCTTTTGATGCTAACTCGCATGGCTTACCCGAACTTGGTCAAGAAGCAGCACACACACAACGGAGGATTTTACATGCTGGTGGAGATCAGACCGGCAAGATGTTAATGCATTATTTGCTCGAACAAACACAAGAAAAAGTTACCCGCCTCCCTTTTCATACCGTACTGCAATTGCAAATTGATGACGGGCAATGTACTGGGGCGTTCGTTAGTGATTCAAATGGTCACAAACATCTTATTAAAGCGAGACATGTTGTTCTTGCGACCGGTGGTATTGGTCAACTTTATAGTCAGACGTCCAATTCCCCAGTAGCAACGGGAGATGGGTTATCCCTTGCCTATCATGCGGGTGCTATTTTGGAAGACTTGGAATTTGTTCAATTTCACCCCACCATTTTTACGTTGAATGGAAAATCGTGCGGTCTTATTTCTGAAGCCGTAAGAGGTGAAGGTGCTTTCCTCGTTAATCAAGACGGAATTCGTGTGATGAAGGATGTTCACCCGTTGATGGAGCTAGCACCACGGGATATTGTCGCTCGTGTCATTGAGTGGCATTGGCAAAAAAACGACCCCGTTTATTTGGATGCTCGACATATTCACCGGTTCGATAAAAAATTTCCATCAATCTATGCTAATTGTATGAGTTATGGTGTGAGTCCACTTCATGAGTTATTACCTGTTCGTCCAGGCGCTCACTTTCATATGGGTGGCATACAAACGAATGATATTGGAGAAACATCCATTCCTCAGCTGTATGCAATTGGTGAAGTAGCTTCTACAGGTGTGCATGGAGCGAATCGTTTAGCTAGTAATTCATTATTGGAAGGTCTCGTTTTTGCAGAACGATTGGCAAAGAGATTGCAAGAAAACGTGATTCGCTCAGGAGTTCAACTTGATGAAGAAGTAGATTGTTCATTCATTCAGGTCTCTCTAACGACTATGCAACTACGAATGACGGAACAAGTCGGAATTATTCGCACGGGAAACGGTCTTGCAGATTTCATTCAAGAATTCCCTCTCTCTCGCCTTGACCTTGCAAACTACACAAAAGAAGAAATACAGCTTATTCACCGTTATACAGCTAGCAGTTTAATTGCAAAATCCGCCTTCCTTCGAACTGAAAGCCGAGGAGGTCATTATCGACATGATTATCCAACGTCGGCTGATGAATGGACAGGAAAAGTTATCGAACGTTCCATTCAAGGGGAATCGACGAGATTACGTGAAATTGAAAGTAAGGAGACTGTAAAATGA
- a CDS encoding DUF3006 domain-containing protein — MFTGRMYKLDRFQDDLAVLLEFPSESNVLVVPTDDLTYDMKVGDVLLVDIQEEGFHISKVNKRAANKQKETDSVSTAQKINSYYIDYEHGCLVYTTAS, encoded by the coding sequence ATGTTTACAGGTAGAATGTATAAATTGGATCGATTTCAGGATGATTTAGCAGTTCTCTTGGAATTTCCTAGTGAATCAAATGTATTGGTCGTTCCAACAGATGATTTAACTTATGATATGAAAGTTGGCGACGTATTACTAGTAGACATTCAGGAAGAAGGCTTTCATATCTCGAAAGTGAACAAACGTGCTGCAAATAAACAGAAAGAAACAGATTCTGTTTCCACTGCACAAAAAATTAACAGTTACTATATTGATTACGAACACGGTTGTTTAGTTTATACAACGGCCAGCTGA
- the nadC gene encoding carboxylating nicotinate-nucleotide diphosphorylase, with the protein MNRLKVEAALKNFLIEDIGDRDVSSVLFQESDIGEAIVRLKEDGVVAGLQCFTWGYGLLDNTVEVELLKKDGDHVASGEAIVRLKGPISSLLSGERVLLNLVQRMSAIATLTAKCVEALGSSHTRIVDTRKTTPGLRMFEKYAVRAGGGFNHRIGLYDAVMLKDNHIAAAGSITQAVEKVRASLGHMVMIEVEVETEEQLLEAIAAKPHVIMFDNQTPETMTRWSKLVPASIRTEASGGIDLYKLSSYRHTGVDVISIGALTHSVSNIDISMNLTVSSKEAVFA; encoded by the coding sequence ATGAATCGTTTAAAAGTAGAAGCTGCGTTAAAAAATTTCTTGATTGAAGATATAGGAGATCGTGACGTGTCCTCAGTTCTCTTCCAGGAATCCGACATCGGCGAGGCCATTGTGCGTCTTAAAGAGGATGGAGTGGTAGCTGGTTTGCAGTGTTTTACATGGGGTTATGGTTTACTGGATAACACAGTGGAAGTAGAACTGTTAAAAAAAGATGGGGATCATGTGGCATCTGGTGAAGCTATTGTTCGATTGAAGGGTCCGATTTCTTCCTTACTGTCAGGAGAACGCGTGCTATTGAATTTAGTTCAGCGAATGAGTGCCATTGCAACTTTGACAGCTAAATGTGTGGAAGCACTTGGCTCATCGCATACACGCATTGTGGATACTCGCAAAACTACACCGGGTCTCCGGATGTTTGAAAAATATGCAGTTCGGGCTGGAGGCGGGTTTAATCATCGCATCGGTTTATATGATGCGGTGATGTTGAAAGACAATCATATCGCTGCGGCTGGTTCCATTACGCAAGCCGTGGAAAAAGTCCGTGCTTCGCTTGGTCATATGGTCATGATTGAAGTGGAAGTAGAAACAGAAGAACAATTACTTGAAGCAATTGCGGCAAAACCACATGTCATCATGTTTGATAATCAAACGCCTGAGACGATGACACGTTGGTCAAAACTTGTGCCAGCTTCCATTCGTACAGAAGCTTCTGGCGGAATTGATTTATATAAACTTTCATCATACCGTCATACTGGAGTCGATGTTATTTCCATTGGCGCACTAACACATAGTGTCTCAAACATAGATATCAGCATGAATTTAACCGTTTCAAGCAAGGAGGCCGTTTTCGCATGA
- a CDS encoding fatty acid--CoA ligase family protein has protein sequence MNLVSRVRETALQQPSKTAYHFMGKDTSYAEFDQSIARFASALREQGVEKGDHVALLLGNTPHFLISLYATMRLGATVIPINPIYTPDEISYILQDSDAKVVIALDMLLPFVVKAAGAFPSVHTYVICETSPDMEEKLAALPKELRGKVKSFTQLVMSASPDVLPVDIDQNDNAVILYTSGTTGRPKGAMLTHGNLYSNARDSADYLGFSSSDKVLATLPVFHVFALTVVVNAPLLKGATILLVPRFNPQDVFELAREKQATVFAGVPTMYNFLYQFPQANVEDFSTIRLAISGGSSLPVALLHNFEDKFNVQISEGYGLSEASPVTCFNPLDRNRKVGSIGTSISNVENRVVNELGEDVGVGEVGELIVRGPNVMKGYYKMPEETAATIRDGWLYTGDLARIDEDGYFYIVDRKKDLVIVGGYNVYPREVEEVLFAHPGVVEAAVIGLPDANFGETVHAYVVVKDESLDSVALSSYCGEHLAKYKIPRSFEFLTELPKNTTGKILRRSLRDQALAK, from the coding sequence ATGAATTTAGTATCTCGGGTTCGTGAAACGGCTTTGCAACAACCATCTAAAACGGCTTATCATTTTATGGGGAAAGATACATCCTATGCAGAATTCGATCAATCAATTGCTCGTTTTGCGTCAGCTTTGCGTGAACAAGGTGTGGAAAAAGGAGACCACGTAGCATTATTGCTCGGCAATACACCACACTTCTTGATATCTCTTTACGCAACGATGCGTTTGGGAGCTACAGTAATACCAATCAATCCAATCTATACACCTGATGAGATTTCCTACATCCTTCAAGATAGTGACGCGAAAGTAGTAATAGCACTTGATATGCTTTTGCCATTTGTTGTGAAAGCAGCAGGAGCATTTCCGTCAGTCCATACATATGTAATTTGTGAAACTTCTCCAGATATGGAAGAGAAGCTGGCTGCTCTTCCTAAAGAGCTTCGCGGAAAAGTGAAATCTTTTACACAACTAGTCATGTCTGCTTCACCTGACGTTTTACCTGTTGATATTGACCAGAATGACAATGCCGTTATTTTATATACTTCAGGAACGACGGGTCGTCCTAAAGGGGCTATGTTAACGCACGGAAACTTGTATTCAAATGCACGTGATTCAGCTGACTATTTAGGCTTTTCCTCATCAGATAAAGTGCTCGCAACTTTACCTGTATTTCACGTATTTGCACTGACAGTTGTCGTGAATGCGCCACTATTAAAAGGTGCTACGATATTACTAGTGCCTCGCTTTAACCCGCAAGATGTTTTTGAATTAGCGAGGGAAAAGCAAGCAACTGTCTTTGCAGGGGTTCCGACAATGTACAATTTCCTGTATCAATTCCCGCAGGCAAATGTCGAAGATTTCTCAACGATTCGTTTGGCGATTTCAGGAGGTTCTTCTTTACCTGTTGCCTTGCTGCATAACTTTGAAGATAAGTTCAATGTGCAAATTTCGGAAGGATACGGTTTGTCAGAAGCTTCACCCGTTACTTGCTTCAATCCATTAGATCGTAATCGTAAAGTAGGCTCAATTGGGACTTCAATCAGCAACGTTGAAAATCGGGTTGTGAATGAACTTGGCGAAGATGTAGGGGTTGGTGAAGTTGGCGAACTGATTGTCCGTGGACCAAACGTGATGAAAGGCTACTACAAAATGCCAGAAGAGACTGCCGCTACAATCCGTGATGGGTGGTTGTACACAGGTGATTTAGCGAGAATTGATGAAGATGGATATTTCTATATTGTGGACCGCAAGAAAGATTTAGTCATTGTTGGGGGCTACAATGTTTACCCACGTGAAGTGGAAGAAGTATTATTTGCTCACCCGGGTGTCGTGGAAGCAGCCGTGATTGGTCTACCGGATGCCAACTTCGGAGAGACTGTCCATGCTTATGTGGTAGTTAAAGACGAAAGTCTCGACAGTGTAGCTCTGTCCAGCTATTGCGGAGAACATTTAGCAAAATATAAAATTCCACGTAGTTTTGAGTTTCTGACAGAATTACCGAAAAACACGACGGGTAAAATTTTACGTCGTTCTTTAAGAGATCAGGCACTTGCTAAATAA
- a CDS encoding helix-turn-helix transcriptional regulator: MNNIGLLIKMSRIQQNMKQVTLAKGICSTSYLSKIENNQTVPSEDVLQLLLERLNLDYEDLSTEEETEFLSELYLLYKDAIINRNKEEILEKLKSYKERNFLFKDEHNFYTYNLYFFRLHLITDTNNEILLNLMEALNQMKENFDDRQLFLFNTNCGILLHVEQEYKESLIYLESSLELITVFHLDDWEIADFYNVLSISYLSNNHLLNTIEYSSKALSYYKDNLIFKRAIDCYIVIGIAQAYTAKYKSAEESYLLAKKLANDLKYKEYEGIITQNLGFLYSQKNNHLKAIEFYIESFNSPKNTEGYLLSIFSIVKEYSKQKNTVKIIEWCKTGFDLLQSSPSEKNNSYYFHFKIYEIMNNNDLKDVNLYKSAIDYFEKTKDYRHANKYAIKLADLYSYHRKYKNSSLTYQKALEYQFLQKSITYLEEL; encoded by the coding sequence ATGAATAATATCGGTTTACTCATCAAAATGTCCCGCATACAACAAAATATGAAACAAGTTACGTTAGCAAAAGGAATCTGTTCCACCTCCTATTTAAGCAAGATTGAGAATAACCAGACGGTTCCAAGCGAAGATGTCCTGCAGCTTTTATTGGAAAGATTAAATCTGGATTATGAGGATCTCTCCACTGAAGAGGAAACAGAGTTCCTATCTGAGCTTTATCTTCTTTATAAAGATGCAATTATTAATCGAAATAAAGAAGAAATTCTGGAAAAGTTGAAATCTTATAAGGAAAGAAATTTTCTTTTTAAAGATGAACATAACTTCTATACCTACAATCTTTATTTCTTCCGTTTACATTTAATAACTGATACAAATAACGAAATATTGTTAAATTTGATGGAAGCGTTGAATCAAATGAAAGAAAACTTTGATGATCGCCAACTTTTTCTCTTCAATACAAACTGTGGAATATTGTTACATGTTGAGCAAGAATACAAAGAATCCCTCATTTATCTTGAATCTTCTTTAGAACTCATAACTGTATTCCATTTGGATGACTGGGAAATAGCTGACTTTTATAACGTTTTAAGTATTTCTTATCTCTCTAACAATCACTTGTTAAATACGATTGAATATTCTTCAAAAGCATTGAGTTATTATAAAGATAATTTAATCTTTAAGAGAGCAATTGATTGTTATATTGTGATTGGTATTGCTCAAGCCTATACTGCAAAGTACAAAAGTGCAGAAGAAAGTTATTTACTCGCAAAGAAACTTGCAAATGATTTAAAGTATAAAGAGTATGAAGGTATAATTACTCAAAATTTAGGGTTTTTGTATTCTCAAAAGAATAATCATTTGAAGGCAATAGAATTTTATATCGAGAGTTTTAATAGCCCCAAGAATACTGAAGGTTATTTATTATCAATTTTTTCAATAGTTAAAGAATACTCAAAACAAAAAAACACAGTGAAAATCATTGAATGGTGTAAAACTGGATTTGATTTATTACAATCAAGTCCTTCCGAAAAGAACAATTCATATTATTTTCATTTTAAAATTTATGAAATTATGAATAATAATGATTTAAAGGACGTAAACTTATACAAATCGGCCATAGATTATTTTGAAAAAACGAAAGATTATCGACACGCCAATAAATATGCTATTAAATTAGCTGATTTATATAGTTACCACAGGAAATACAAAAATTCGTCTTTAACGTATCAAAAAGCATTAGAATATCAATTTTTACAAAAATCTATTACTTACTTGGAGGAATTATAA
- a CDS encoding IscS subfamily cysteine desulfurase has protein sequence MIYLDTAATSPMRKEAIDAYVEAATIAFGNTQSLHDAGSIAAEYLLSCKQLWAKLLNGRAEGIYFTANASEGNQLTIRSLLRGRPIEYRDIVTTKLEHASVLTALHELEKEGYRIHYIPVDKYGVIDLPLFKKSVKHNTALVIMQLVNSEMGAIQPVVSCATHAKQFGVPIHCDMVQGVGKIPVDVRALNVTSVVCSAHKIGGPKGVGIVYLDPSVHWESVYEGTTHQSGFRAGTVDIPAIVAATIAAKYAFTEQDGAYQQASHLQDFILANLPESVHLVGNPATKSPFIQGLILPHVEGQWLMLECNRHQIAISTGTACKIGYGEAISALSAIGLERDMASRFIRVSFNHKTTVEEINAFLHVVQNSLRDNKTKATP, from the coding sequence ATGATTTACTTAGATACAGCTGCCACATCACCAATGAGAAAAGAAGCGATTGACGCCTATGTAGAGGCGGCAACGATAGCGTTTGGAAACACACAAAGTTTGCACGATGCGGGTTCAATCGCTGCAGAATATTTATTATCTTGTAAGCAATTGTGGGCAAAATTATTAAATGGACGTGCGGAAGGGATTTACTTTACAGCCAATGCTTCAGAAGGAAATCAATTGACGATTCGATCCTTATTAAGAGGAAGACCTATTGAATATCGGGATATCGTCACAACCAAACTTGAGCATGCTTCCGTATTAACCGCACTGCACGAATTAGAAAAAGAAGGCTACCGTATTCACTACATACCGGTAGACAAATATGGTGTAATCGATTTGCCATTGTTTAAGAAATCGGTGAAACATAATACCGCTTTAGTCATCATGCAGCTAGTCAACTCGGAAATGGGAGCCATTCAACCGGTTGTATCATGTGCAACGCATGCCAAGCAATTTGGCGTGCCTATTCATTGCGATATGGTGCAGGGAGTCGGGAAGATACCCGTGGATGTTCGTGCATTGAATGTAACGTCCGTCGTTTGCTCAGCGCATAAAATTGGAGGACCTAAAGGGGTAGGAATCGTTTATTTAGACCCGTCCGTACACTGGGAATCTGTTTATGAAGGTACCACGCATCAAAGTGGATTTCGAGCTGGCACAGTCGATATCCCAGCAATTGTAGCAGCGACAATCGCGGCAAAATATGCCTTTACGGAGCAAGATGGTGCCTATCAACAGGCGAGTCATTTACAAGATTTTATCTTGGCTAATCTACCTGAATCTGTCCATTTAGTAGGAAACCCAGCGACTAAGTCTCCTTTTATACAAGGATTAATTTTGCCACATGTAGAAGGGCAGTGGCTGATGCTAGAATGCAATCGTCATCAGATTGCCATCTCCACTGGAACGGCTTGTAAAATTGGCTATGGAGAAGCAATTTCTGCTTTGAGCGCAATTGGCCTTGAACGAGATATGGCAAGTAGATTTATAAGAGTTTCTTTTAATCACAAGACAACTGTGGAAGAAATTAATGCATTTTTACACGTTGTGCAAAATTCTTTAAGAGATAACAAGACGAAAGCCACTCCATGA
- a CDS encoding helix-turn-helix transcriptional regulator, whose product MNNFGHVIKLERIRRNMKQITLAQGICTPSYLSKIENNSIVPSQEVVNLLLSRLELAINQNKSLDDESYLKQIREIYFNAVMNKDRELTAIALKEINNERYLFKDSSNFYTYQLMVLRLTLIVQNAQNDTTELIMALSELSSNFDEYQMFLFNSCLGSFYYFKHDFSLSLAAFEKAYKEHQNLSIEEWETADFYYMLSIIYIQHQRVVISTEFIQKALAYFKDNFFYIRAVECYLVLAVAQKTSFKLDDALETLLLAKRIAIQLNLEEQFTVIYHNLGAVMSLRGKSKEAIENYLESMTLSDRTEIKLISVLSIVQEYSKQSNSLKVIEWSNKGLELLNEQHENGLIRFKHHFNIYISKNSNYVNFEKVVLNAIQYFKEAKDYLYTYKYYIFLAEYFNEINKYKNAAKYYAASNKYLFLKNNYTSWEDL is encoded by the coding sequence ATGAATAACTTCGGACATGTGATTAAACTTGAGAGAATTAGAAGGAATATGAAGCAAATTACATTAGCTCAAGGGATTTGTACTCCCTCCTACCTAAGTAAAATTGAAAACAATTCCATCGTTCCAAGTCAAGAAGTGGTCAATTTACTATTAAGCCGACTCGAACTTGCGATTAACCAAAACAAAAGTTTAGACGACGAAAGTTATCTGAAGCAAATTCGTGAGATATATTTCAATGCCGTCATGAACAAAGACCGCGAACTCACAGCTATAGCGTTAAAAGAAATTAATAATGAACGTTACTTATTTAAAGATTCTTCAAATTTTTATACATATCAGCTCATGGTCCTTAGATTGACTTTAATTGTACAAAATGCTCAAAATGACACAACCGAACTGATTATGGCATTATCCGAGCTATCCAGTAACTTTGATGAATACCAGATGTTTTTATTCAATTCTTGTTTAGGAAGCTTTTATTATTTCAAACATGACTTCTCATTATCATTAGCAGCGTTTGAAAAAGCCTATAAAGAACATCAAAATTTATCCATTGAAGAATGGGAAACAGCAGATTTTTATTATATGCTGAGCATAATTTATATCCAACATCAAAGAGTGGTGATCTCTACTGAATTTATTCAAAAAGCATTAGCTTATTTTAAAGATAATTTCTTTTACATTCGTGCGGTTGAGTGTTATTTAGTTCTAGCCGTTGCCCAAAAAACCTCATTTAAACTAGATGATGCATTAGAGACATTGCTTCTAGCAAAGAGAATTGCAATACAGCTTAATTTAGAAGAACAATTCACTGTTATCTACCATAACCTTGGTGCCGTAATGTCATTACGGGGTAAATCGAAAGAAGCGATTGAAAACTATTTAGAGAGTATGACGTTGAGTGATAGAACAGAAATAAAGTTAATAAGTGTACTTTCTATTGTTCAAGAGTACTCAAAGCAATCTAATTCTCTAAAAGTAATCGAATGGTCAAATAAAGGACTTGAATTACTGAATGAACAACATGAAAATGGCTTAATCCGTTTCAAGCATCATTTTAATATTTACATTTCAAAGAACTCGAATTACGTTAACTTTGAAAAGGTAGTTCTTAATGCTATCCAATACTTTAAAGAGGCAAAGGATTATCTATATACTTATAAATATTATATTTTTTTAGCGGAATATTTTAATGAGATCAATAAATATAAAAATGCTGCAAAATATTACGCTGCTTCAAATAAGTATCTGTTTCTAAAAAACAATTACACATCCTGGGAGGATTTGTAA
- a CDS encoding FAD-dependent oxidoreductase, whose product MCALELPKFTKSYWRKVRSNKTFPQIESDVSTEVCIIGAGITGVTAAYVLAKAGVKVIVIEGSKIASGTTGFTTAKITAQHGIIYDELIQTFGKTKARQYFDANQQAREQIQMWVDELSIDCDFEERDAVLYAQTTQGVDQLHTEKAAYDKLGIPGELSISLDELPFPVSETLTLPKQAQFHPVKYINRLVKEAQNLGVVFHEETRASSLKHNDEIIIETTEGMKITTKQVLVTSHYPFNDKDGLYFSKLSPQRSYAVCVRVPDEHMNGMYINVEKPTRSIRTAKGDKGESYVIVGGEGHKAGQYEDTTHDDSTVERYETLVQFAKQHFPVQSIDTHWSAQDLETLDRIPYIGEMTSGLPHVFVATGFAKWGMTNGTAAGLLLADLAQNKFNPNKDLYSPTRSKLKQHDTKNFVKVNSNVAKELVKGKFTRPSDTLENLQVDEGKIVMIDHHKTGAYKDEHGKIHLVKPTCTHLGCDVHWNNSERSWDCPCHGSRFSYTGEVLEGPAVKPLERR is encoded by the coding sequence ATGTGTGCACTTGAATTGCCTAAATTCACAAAATCCTATTGGAGAAAAGTACGATCAAACAAAACATTTCCACAAATAGAATCGGATGTCTCAACAGAAGTATGTATTATAGGCGCTGGCATTACCGGGGTGACTGCAGCATATGTCCTCGCTAAGGCAGGCGTAAAAGTAATCGTAATTGAAGGAAGCAAAATCGCCAGTGGAACTACTGGATTTACTACAGCGAAAATAACCGCACAGCACGGAATAATTTACGATGAGTTAATACAGACATTCGGAAAGACCAAGGCACGCCAATATTTTGATGCAAATCAACAAGCACGTGAACAAATACAAATGTGGGTAGACGAGCTTTCCATAGATTGTGATTTTGAAGAACGAGATGCCGTTCTGTACGCACAAACTACACAGGGTGTTGACCAATTACATACGGAGAAAGCAGCTTATGACAAGCTTGGTATTCCTGGTGAACTATCGATATCCTTGGATGAGCTCCCATTTCCGGTAAGTGAAACATTAACCTTACCAAAACAGGCGCAATTTCACCCTGTCAAATATATCAACAGATTAGTTAAAGAAGCACAGAATCTTGGCGTCGTTTTTCACGAAGAAACCCGAGCAAGTTCCCTTAAACATAATGATGAAATCATTATCGAAACGACGGAGGGAATGAAAATCACGACCAAGCAAGTCCTTGTTACAAGTCATTATCCGTTTAACGATAAAGACGGTTTGTATTTTTCAAAATTGTCGCCGCAACGCTCCTACGCGGTGTGTGTCAGAGTTCCAGATGAGCATATGAACGGCATGTATATCAATGTAGAAAAACCTACCCGTTCAATTCGAACAGCCAAAGGTGATAAAGGAGAAAGCTACGTGATTGTCGGTGGTGAAGGTCACAAAGCCGGGCAGTATGAAGATACTACTCATGATGATTCTACCGTTGAACGCTATGAAACACTCGTACAATTTGCCAAACAGCATTTCCCTGTCCAGTCCATCGACACTCATTGGTCTGCCCAAGATTTAGAAACGCTCGACCGTATTCCCTATATCGGCGAAATGACATCTGGATTGCCTCATGTATTTGTGGCAACTGGCTTTGCGAAATGGGGTATGACAAATGGGACGGCCGCAGGTCTATTGTTAGCCGATCTTGCCCAAAATAAATTTAATCCCAATAAAGATTTATACTCACCTACTCGATCAAAACTAAAACAACATGATACGAAAAACTTTGTAAAAGTAAACTCAAATGTGGCGAAAGAATTAGTAAAAGGAAAATTCACGAGACCTTCTGATACCCTTGAGAATTTACAGGTGGACGAAGGCAAAATTGTCATGATTGATCATCACAAGACAGGCGCATATAAAGATGAGCATGGGAAAATACATTTAGTAAAACCTACATGTACCCATTTAGGCTGCGATGTTCATTGGAATAACAGTGAGCGTTCATGGGACTGCCCTTGTCACGGTTCACGGTTCTCTTATACAGGAGAAGTTTTAGAAGGTCCTGCCGTGAAACCATTAGAACGCAGATAA